The Chromatiales bacterium DNA segment AAGGAGGTCAACGAGGCCCACGAGGTGCTCAAGGACCCGGAAAAACGCGCCGCCTACGACCAGCTCGGCGCGAACTGGAAGGCCGGGCAGGACTTCCGCCCGCCGCCGGACTGGGATACCGGCTTCGAGTTCCGCGGCGGCGGCTTCACGGACGCCGACGCGCGCGGTTTCAGCGACTTCTTCGAGCAGCTGTTCGGCCAGCGCGGCGGCTTTGCCGGCGGCGGTGTTCACCGCGGCGCCGGCCGTGGCGGCATGCGCGTGGCCGGCGAGGATCACCACGCCCGCACCCAGATTGCGCTCGAGGACGCCTACGCGGGCGCGACCCGCTCGCTGAGCCTGCGCCTGCCCGAGGTCGACGGCGGCGGCCACGTCGTCAGCCGGGCCCGCACGCTGAACGTGCGCATTCCCAAGGGCGTGACCGAAGGCCAGCGCATCCGCCTGCAGGGCCAGGGCGGCCCGGGCATCGGCGGGGCGCCCAGTGGTGATCTGTATCTGGAGATCCAGTTCGCCCCGCACCCGCTGTTCACGGCCGAGGGCCGGGACGTTCATCTGACCCTGCCCATCGCGCCCTGGGAGGCCGCACTCGGCGCGCAGGTGCCGGTGCCCACACTGGGTTCGACGCTGACCGTCGCCGTGCCGACCGGCGCGCGCAGCGGCCAGAAGCTGCGGCTGAAGGGCCGCGGCCTGCCCGGCAACCCGGCCGGCGATCAGTACGTGACGCTGCAGATCAACGCCCCGCCCGCGCAGAGCGACGCGCTCAGGGACGCCTACGCAAAACTCAGGGAGGCCGCCGATGGCTTCGACCCGCGCGCGGGGCTCGGAGGTCGGTCGTGAGCGCGCGACGGGTGATCGAGGCCGTGCTGATCGACGAACGCGGCGTATTCACGCTGAGTGAACTGTGCGTGCTGTGCAACGCGTCCGGTGAAGCCGTCTGCGCGCTGGTCGACGAAGGCGTGCTGCAACCGCGCGGCGCAAACCCGCGGCGCTGGAAATTCGACGCCCAGGATGCGCGTCGGGCATTGACGGCGTTGCGACTGGCACGCGATCTGGGCATCAACACGCCGGGCGCCGGCCTGGCCGTGGAACTGCTCGATGAACTCGACCGCCTGCACCAGCGCGTGCGCGTGCTCGAACGACTGCTGGCGCCGGAGCGATAGGGAATTCAGTGGGGTGCAATACGCAATACGCAATGCACCGATCAAGTTGCGCCCACTCGGCGCAATGCCCTTCGGGTAACGCGCCCCGCGGACCTGCTAGACCGAAAACGATGAGCCGCAGCCGCAGGTGGTCTTGGCGTTGGGATTGCGCACGACGAACTGCGAGCCGGTGAGGTTATTGACGAAATCGACCACGGCGCCTTCGAGATACGGCAGGCTCATCGGATCGATCACCAGCGTCACGCCGTCGGTCTCGATGGAGAAGTCGCCATCCTGCGGGCCGTCGGCAAATTCAAAGCCGTACTGGAAACCCGAACATCCACCGCCCTGCACATAGACGCGCAGCATGGGATCGGCGCGACCCTCCGCTTCAACGATCTGACGCACCTTCGCGGCGGCGCTGGCGGTGAAGGTCAGCTGCGGATCGTAGACTGCGGTCGACATTGGATGGGCTTCCGTAAAGGCTTCAGGTGCAACGGCGCGTGGCCGGACCCGGCAAACTGGGGCCACGGGCGCCGGGATTCAAGCCCGCGACCAACGAGACACCCCGAGCGCTGCGCGGCATCAGCTGGTCGACTCCGTGGTGCCGCCCCGCCCGGCCTTGGTCTTTTTCTCGGTGTCGTCGTAGCCGAGCCGGCGCTGGGTCATGTCGGCCGAGTGCAGAAGGTTGCCGTTGACGGTCGCACCCAGGGCCATTTCCAGAAACTGGTAGTGGAGGTTGCCGTTGACGCTGGCGTGCTCGGCGAGTTCGACCCGCTGACTGGCGTAGACGTCGCCGTTGATCGTGCCATCCAGGATCAGGTTCGGCACGCGCACTTCGCCGGTCACCGTGCCCTTCGCACTGACGGTGAGTGCCGAGCCCGTGTCATCGTCCAGCTCGACGGCGATGTTGCCCTGCACGGCACCGTCGACATGCAGACCACCGGAAAAACTGATGTCGCCGACGATCTTGGTGCTGTCGCCGATGACCGTGTTCACGCGCGGCGCCTTGAAGCGGCTGACCTTTCTTTTCATCACAGCAATCTCCCCGAATGGACAATGGCCTACGAAGTTACGACCCAATCATACGATCGACGTGAGGGCTTCTGATCCTTGCCCTTCGGTTCTATATCGAGTTCAAGATTATCAGGCACGAAGCCCGCCGGCAGCCGAACGATACCCTGAAGCTCCTGAAAATTGCGGAACTTGAAGCTCAGCTCGGCGCCGCGATCGGCAGTGACCTCGTCGAGCTCCACCCGTTCGATCACCCCGTCGCGAACACCGGACAGGCCCACGCGCACGGTGCCGGAAACCACGCCCGTGGACTTCAGTGCGCGCGTGAGCGTAAAGCGGAAACGGAACTCGTCGTCGCCGTCACCCGAAAACAGGCTGAAATTCTTCACATCGATCGTGCCACCGCTGCCGTCGGTGGAGACCACGCTGCGCAGGAACGTGACCTCCTTCTCCAGCCGCAACCGATCTTCCTGCAATTCCTTGATCCTTTCGCGCAGCGCCCCCTCGGCCACGGTGTCGATCTGCGCGCCACGCTCGATCAGCGCCAGCTTCGAAACAAGCTCGGCATTGCGCCGTTCGAGCCGGTCGATCTCATCCTCGACATCGCCGAGCTCCGCACTCGCGCGGGCGCTGAAGTAGCCCGCGCGCTCACGACCGAGATCGAACATCATCCAGCCAAAGTAACCGACCGCGACGACCATCAGACCAAGTGCGATCAGCCACATCGCGCGGCTCGGACCCTGAACGATCCGCGGGCCGCGCGACGGGTTCAGGCGGGCCATCGCGAAGCCTCAGGGCACCAGTGCCGGGGCGTTGAGCGCCATGCGCTCGTCGAGCCCGAACATCAGGTTCATGTTCTGCACCGCCTGCCCGGCGGCGCCCTTGGTCAGGTTGTCGATGACCGAGAGCACGACGACCGTATCGCCACCCTGCGGACGATGCACGGCGATCCGGCAGGTGTTCGCGCCGCGCACCGAGCGCGTGTCCGGGTGCGCACCGGCCGGCAGCACGTCGACGAACGGCTCGTCCGCATAGCGACGCGCGAACAGCGCCTGCAGGTCCACGTCCTGATCGGCGAGCCGCGCATACAGGGTCGCGTGAATGCCGCGGATCATCGGCGTCAGGTGCGGCACGAAGGTGAGCCCGATCGCACCGCCCGTCGCGGCCGCGAGACCCTGGCGAATCTCCGGCCAGTGCCGGTGCCCGGGCACGGCGTAGGCCTTGAAACTGTCGCCGGCCTCGGCAAGCAGGATGCCGACCTCGGCCTTGCGCCCGGCGCCGGACACGCCGGACTTGCAGTCGGCGATCAGCCCGTCGCGCTCGACCGCGCCGGCTTCGAGCAGCGGCAGCAGACCGAGTTGCACGGCGGTCGGATAGCAGCCGGGGTTCGCGACGATGCGCGCCTTGCGGATCGCCGCGCGATTGACCTCGGGCAGGCCATAGACGGCGTCGTCGAGCAGCCCAGGGCAGGCGTGGTCCATGCCATACCACTGTTTCCAGAGATCCGGATCTTTCAGCCGGAAGTCGGCCGCCAGATCGATGACCCGCGCGCCGCCGGCGACCAGATCCGGCGCCATACCCATCGCCGTGCCGTTCGGTGTCGCGAAGAACACCACGTCCAGCGCGCGCAGCGCAGTGACGTCAGGCTCGGTGAACGCGAGGTCCAGATGCCCGCGCAGGCTCGGAAACATCTCGGCCACGGGCCGGCCGGCCTCGCCGCGCGAAGTGATGGTCTCGATGCGCACGTTCGGATGCTGCACCAGCAGGCGCAGCAGTTCGACGCCGGTGTAACCGGTACCGCCGACCACGCCAACCCGGATTCGCTGCGTCATGAGCTGAGCCTTTTCGCGCCAGAACAGAGGGACCGGAAATGATACGGACCACACACGGGCCGCGAAAGCCGCGGGGAAAACGCTGAACACTTCGGAGTTTCCCGCGGCACAGGGATGAGCCGCCGTTCGCCCGACCCGGGCACACTGGTGCAGAATCCCGTCACCCCGGCCACGAGCAACCCGCGCCATGACCGCCCCGCAGAACCCTTCCGGCCGCTGGCGCCGCTGGCTCGAGGCCCGGCAGCAGGCGTTCGCCGGGGTGGACGGCCTGCCGTCGCTGGCGGGTCTGGGCCTGCTGGTCGGGCTGCTGGCCGGGGCGGTCATCGTCGGATTCCGGCACGCGATCGACGCCGCCCAGACGCTGACCATCGGCACCCCGGACCGCTTCGAACTGCTGCCACCCCTCGCACGGCTCGGGCTGGCCATGGCCGGCGGACTCGCGATCGGGCTGGTCCTGCTGCGATTGCCCGCCGCGCTGCGCGCGGGCGGTGTCGTGCATGTCATCGAACGGCTCGACCGACATCAGGGCCGACTGCCGTTCGGCAACGCCGTCGCGCATTTTCTGCTCGTGGTGCTGGCGACCGCGACCGGCCAGTCGGTCGGCCGCGAGGGCCCGGGCGTGCACCTGGGCGCGGCGGTTGCTGGCAGCGCCGGCGGGCACCTGGGTCTGCCGAACCACAGCCTGCGCACACTGGTCGGCTGCGGCGTGGCGGCGGCGATCGCGGCCTCGTTCAACACCCCGCTGGCCGGGGTCGTGTTCGCGATGGAGGTCGTGCTGATGGAGTACACCATCGCCGGCTTCGCGCCCGTGATCCTCGCGGCCGTGTCGGCCACCGCCATCTCGCAGCTCGCCTTCGGCGACGCACCGGCGTTCGGCGGGCCGATGACCGCGCTGGGTTCGCTCGGCGAACTGCCGATCGTGCTCGCGCTCGGCATCGGCTGCGGACTGCTTGCGGCGGCGTTCACGTTTCTGACCAGACACATCACCCGCGTCTCCGACCCGTGGCCGATCTGGCTGCGCCCGGCGCTGGCCGGGTTGATCGTCGGCCTGATCGCGCTGGCCGTGCCCGAGGTCATGGGCCTTGGCTACGACTCGGTCGGCGCGGCCCTGGCCGGGGAACTCGCCGTCGCGACGATGCTGGCGATCGTGGTCGCAAAGCTGGTCGCCACGGCCGCCTGCATCGGTCTGGCCATGCCGGGCGGGCTGATCGGTCCGTCGCTCGTGATCGGCGCCGCGGCCGGCGGTGCGGTCGGCCTGCTGGTCGCGCAGGCGCAGCCCGATGCCGCGGTGAACCCGGCGTTCTATGCGCTGGTCGGACTCGGCGCGATGATGGCGGCCACACTACAGGCCCCGCTGGCGGCACTGACGGCCATGCTCGAACTCACGGCGAATCCGCACATCATCCTGCCCGGGATGCTGGCCGTGATCTCAGCCGGGCTGGTCTCGCAGGAATGGTTCGGACAACGTTCAGTGTTTCGCGAGCTGCTGCGTGCACGCGGCATGGACCTGCGCGATGACGCGCTGACCCTGGCGCTGCGTCGCGTGGGAGTGGCGCGGCAGATGGATCGCGCGGTTGTGACGCTCGATACGCAGATTTCCGCGGACACCGCGCACAAAGCGCTGGCGAACAAACCGAACTGGGTGCTGGTGCGCGCTATGTCGGGCGACGCATCAACGATCGCTGCGCTGATGCCCGCGGCCGATCTGGCGCGTGCGCTCGCTGCGCTCGCTGCGCTCGAAGCCGACGACGATTCGCCGATTGATCTCGCAAAGATCCCGGCGAACCGGCTGGATGTCGTTTCCGTGCCGTACCGTGCGAGCCAGTTCGAGGCGCTGGAAGCCATCGAACGCGCCAACGCGGATGCGGCCTGGATCGCCGCGCCGCACGCCGCCGAGCAGCCGCGCGGTGTGCTCACCCGCGCTGCGATCCTCAGAAGCTACGCCGATTGATTTGCGGAACGATAGCGCAATACCTTACGAAGTGTAGGGTGCGCACCGCGCACCGTTGACGCGCCTTGGAATCCCCATGGTGCGCAATGCGCACCCTACGCGCGCCGAGGTTTGCGTTCCGTGTAGGGTGCGTATCACGCACCGTTGTGGCGGTTGATGCGCCGACGACGGTGCGCGGTGCGCACCCTGCATGACTAGAACATCACCTCAACGAGCGCGAGGCTGAACCACGGCACGTAGGTGATCACCAGCAGGGCCGCGATCAGCACGAACATCCACGGCAGCGCGGCACGCGTGACCGCACCCAGACTCATGCCCGCCAGCCCGGCGGCGACGTAGAGGTTCAGCCCCACAGGCGGGGTGATCATGCCGACCTCCATGTTCGTCGTCATGATGATGCCGAGGTGGATCGGGTCGATGCCGAGCGACACGGCGATCGGGTGAAACAGCGGCGCGAGAATCAGCAGGATTGCCGACGGCTCCATGAAGTCGCCGGCGAACCACAGGATGACGTTCACCATCAGCAGGAAGGTCCACGGCGACAGGTCCTGGTCGATGATCTTCTGCGCGAGGTGCTGCGGCACCTGCTCCTCGGTCAGCACATGCGCAAAGATGATCGCGCAGGCGATGATGAACATCAGCATGGAGGTCATCTTCGCCGCGCCGAGCATCACGCGCGGCACGTCGCGAAAGCCCATGTCGCGATGCACGAACAGCGCGATGATTGCCGAATACACGGCGGCGACCGCTGCGGCTTCCGTCGGCGTGAATACACCGCCGTAGATGCCGCCAACGATGATGAAGATCAGCAGCAGGCCCCAGAATGCGCGCCCGAACGAGCGGACCAGATGTCCCCAGCCCTGCCACGGTTCGCGCGGCATGTTCGTGCGCCGCGCGTAGATGTAGGTCGTCACGAGCAGGAACGTGCCCATGAGGATGCCCGGCAGAATGCCGGCGATGAACATCTTGCCGACGGATTCCTCGACTGCATCGGCATAGACGATCATCGGAATCGACGGCGGAATCAGGATGCCGAGCGAACCGGCCGTGGCGACGACGCCCACGGCGAAGCGCTTGTCGTAACCGGCACCGACCATACCCGGAATCATGATCGAACCGATCGCGACGACGGTCGCCGGCGAAGAGCCGGAAATCGCGGCGAAGAACATGCACGAGACGACCGTCGCCATCGCCAGCCCGCCGGTCATCCAACCGACCATGGCCTTGGCAAAGTCGATCAGGCGCGCGGATACGCCGCCGACGGTCAGGAAGTGCGAGGACAGCACGAAGAACGGGATCGACAGAAGCGTCGTGTGCTCCATGGTGTCGAACAGCTTCTGCGCAACCACGGCGGGCGGACTGTCGGTCGAACTCGCGATGAAGGCGAGGCTGGAAAATCCGAGGCTGATCGCGATCGGCACACCGAGCAGCAGCAGCAGGATCAACCCGCCGAACAGCAGCGCGACGCTCATTCGGTCGGCTCCGGTTCGCGATCGCGCACGGCGTCGTGCTCGGACTGCC contains these protein-coding regions:
- a CDS encoding DnaJ domain-containing protein, which codes for MQFKDYYDTLGVKRSATADEIKRAYRKLARKYHPDVSKEPDAEARFKEVNEAHEVLKDPEKRAAYDQLGANWKAGQDFRPPPDWDTGFEFRGGGFTDADARGFSDFFEQLFGQRGGFAGGGVHRGAGRGGMRVAGEDHHARTQIALEDAYAGATRSLSLRLPEVDGGGHVVSRARTLNVRIPKGVTEGQRIRLQGQGGPGIGGAPSGDLYLEIQFAPHPLFTAEGRDVHLTLPIAPWEAALGAQVPVPTLGSTLTVAVPTGARSGQKLRLKGRGLPGNPAGDQYVTLQINAPPAQSDALRDAYAKLREAADGFDPRAGLGGRS
- a CDS encoding MerR family transcriptional regulator, with protein sequence MDERGVFTLSELCVLCNASGEAVCALVDEGVLQPRGANPRRWKFDAQDARRALTALRLARDLGINTPGAGLAVELLDELDRLHQRVRVLERLLAPER
- the erpA gene encoding iron-sulfur cluster insertion protein ErpA, whose protein sequence is MSTAVYDPQLTFTASAAAKVRQIVEAEGRADPMLRVYVQGGGCSGFQYGFEFADGPQDGDFSIETDGVTLVIDPMSLPYLEGAVVDFVNNLTGSQFVVRNPNAKTTCGCGSSFSV
- a CDS encoding polymer-forming cytoskeletal protein — protein: MKRKVSRFKAPRVNTVIGDSTKIVGDISFSGGLHVDGAVQGNIAVELDDDTGSALTVSAKGTVTGEVRVPNLILDGTINGDVYASQRVELAEHASVNGNLHYQFLEMALGATVNGNLLHSADMTQRRLGYDDTEKKTKAGRGGTTESTS
- a CDS encoding N-acetyl-gamma-glutamyl-phosphate reductase, yielding MTQRIRVGVVGGTGYTGVELLRLLVQHPNVRIETITSRGEAGRPVAEMFPSLRGHLDLAFTEPDVTALRALDVVFFATPNGTAMGMAPDLVAGGARVIDLAADFRLKDPDLWKQWYGMDHACPGLLDDAVYGLPEVNRAAIRKARIVANPGCYPTAVQLGLLPLLEAGAVERDGLIADCKSGVSGAGRKAEVGILLAEAGDSFKAYAVPGHRHWPEIRQGLAAATGGAIGLTFVPHLTPMIRGIHATLYARLADQDVDLQALFARRYADEPFVDVLPAGAHPDTRSVRGANTCRIAVHRPQGGDTVVVLSVIDNLTKGAAGQAVQNMNLMFGLDERMALNAPALVP
- a CDS encoding chloride channel protein, which translates into the protein MTAPQNPSGRWRRWLEARQQAFAGVDGLPSLAGLGLLVGLLAGAVIVGFRHAIDAAQTLTIGTPDRFELLPPLARLGLAMAGGLAIGLVLLRLPAALRAGGVVHVIERLDRHQGRLPFGNAVAHFLLVVLATATGQSVGREGPGVHLGAAVAGSAGGHLGLPNHSLRTLVGCGVAAAIAASFNTPLAGVVFAMEVVLMEYTIAGFAPVILAAVSATAISQLAFGDAPAFGGPMTALGSLGELPIVLALGIGCGLLAAAFTFLTRHITRVSDPWPIWLRPALAGLIVGLIALAVPEVMGLGYDSVGAALAGELAVATMLAIVVAKLVATAACIGLAMPGGLIGPSLVIGAAAGGAVGLLVAQAQPDAAVNPAFYALVGLGAMMAATLQAPLAALTAMLELTANPHIILPGMLAVISAGLVSQEWFGQRSVFRELLRARGMDLRDDALTLALRRVGVARQMDRAVVTLDTQISADTAHKALANKPNWVLVRAMSGDASTIAALMPAADLARALAALAALEADDDSPIDLAKIPANRLDVVSVPYRASQFEALEAIERANADAAWIAAPHAAEQPRGVLTRAAILRSYAD
- a CDS encoding TRAP transporter large permease, with the translated sequence MSVALLFGGLILLLLLGVPIAISLGFSSLAFIASSTDSPPAVVAQKLFDTMEHTTLLSIPFFVLSSHFLTVGGVSARLIDFAKAMVGWMTGGLAMATVVSCMFFAAISGSSPATVVAIGSIMIPGMVGAGYDKRFAVGVVATAGSLGILIPPSIPMIVYADAVEESVGKMFIAGILPGILMGTFLLVTTYIYARRTNMPREPWQGWGHLVRSFGRAFWGLLLIFIIVGGIYGGVFTPTEAAAVAAVYSAIIALFVHRDMGFRDVPRVMLGAAKMTSMLMFIIACAIIFAHVLTEEQVPQHLAQKIIDQDLSPWTFLLMVNVILWFAGDFMEPSAILLILAPLFHPIAVSLGIDPIHLGIIMTTNMEVGMITPPVGLNLYVAAGLAGMSLGAVTRAALPWMFVLIAALLVITYVPWFSLALVEVMF